From a single Acidobacteriota bacterium genomic region:
- the alr gene encoding alanine racemase — protein sequence MPEIFPSRPTKAIIDHAALVENVRSIREFIGPGPKFMAVVKANAYGHGAIECSQTLEKAGVDWFGVATLEEAHELRKNGIASPITCFGSVWPGQETAFFEHFVIPAIFSLETAKRLDETAAKCGVEARVHLKLDTGMGRVGLRFDELEGFLQEIAELRHLRITGLMTHFAAADDLSQADFTGLQIARFKSSLELLRKAGLEPEVVDLANSPGAVVYPESRGKMVRIGGIMYGLGDDVLPRDVPGPKLKPVLSLVTKVAMVKRINVGESIGYGRSYTAEREVTAAVLPIGYNDGYCRALSGLSDVLIRGIRCRVLGRISMDWITVDATAIPNIEAGEEVVLIGSSGDETITAAELAGISGSISYEITCGIGSRVPRIHTK from the coding sequence ATGCCAGAAATATTCCCCAGCCGGCCAACCAAAGCCATTATTGATCACGCCGCACTCGTCGAGAACGTGCGGTCGATCCGTGAGTTCATCGGCCCGGGCCCGAAATTCATGGCGGTCGTCAAGGCAAATGCTTATGGCCACGGGGCTATCGAGTGCTCGCAAACACTTGAGAAAGCAGGGGTTGATTGGTTCGGCGTCGCAACACTTGAGGAAGCACATGAACTTCGCAAGAACGGGATAGCGAGCCCGATAACGTGCTTTGGATCCGTATGGCCGGGCCAGGAAACCGCATTTTTTGAGCATTTCGTTATTCCGGCCATATTTTCACTGGAAACGGCTAAACGATTAGACGAAACAGCTGCAAAATGCGGAGTCGAAGCCCGGGTCCACTTGAAATTGGATACAGGAATGGGCCGTGTCGGGCTGCGTTTTGATGAGCTCGAAGGATTTCTGCAAGAGATCGCGGAACTGCGACACCTTAGAATCACGGGGCTAATGACCCATTTTGCCGCTGCCGATGACCTCTCGCAGGCCGATTTTACGGGGCTGCAGATAGCTCGATTTAAGAGCTCACTTGAACTATTGAGAAAGGCAGGCCTTGAGCCGGAAGTTGTCGATCTTGCGAATTCGCCCGGTGCGGTCGTTTATCCCGAATCGAGGGGAAAGATGGTCCGCATCGGCGGGATAATGTACGGCCTCGGCGATGACGTCCTTCCCCGCGATGTTCCAGGCCCCAAGCTTAAACCAGTTCTCTCGCTGGTCACAAAGGTCGCCATGGTGAAACGCATAAACGTTGGTGAGTCAATAGGATACGGGCGATCGTATACGGCAGAACGCGAGGTTACAGCGGCTGTTTTGCCCATTGGTTACAATGATGGATACTGTCGAGCTCTTTCCGGGCTCTCAGACGTTCTTATCCGCGGCATACGCTGCCGTGTCCTAGGCCGAATTTCGATGGACTGGATCACCGTTGACGCGACCGCGATACCAAATATAGAGGCCGGCGAGGAGGTCGTATTGATCGGAAGTTCGGGCGATGAAACGATCACTGCCGCCGAGCTCGCCGGAATTTCGGGTTCTATCTCGTACGAGATCACCTGCGGAATCGGGTCACGGGTACCTAGAATTCACACTAAGTAA
- a CDS encoding YihY/virulence factor BrkB family protein: MYKSLLRYYNRLISTGAFERSAEVAFYFVFAFFPLLYCLVNIAGLLLGSTTEMRAELFSYLYRIMPDTAFELVRVTVAEIIESSSPGKLILGLGVTLWSASAGIDGLRAALNAAYGVRERRQIWTTRGLSIGVTLLLITLMLFSSYLVYVIWGYTGGSHPEENAAARSLIVLRWASIVAVVFAQCMILYRLLPDIDDHSWKRTMPGAIAAVMIWLILTFIFRLYIQNFNTYNRAYGSLGAVMILMFWLYLAALALMLGGVINAEFMHHRKSRGQEPSPPADAD; encoded by the coding sequence GTGTATAAATCACTTTTAAGGTACTACAATAGGTTAATTTCCACAGGTGCCTTCGAGCGGTCGGCCGAGGTCGCCTTCTATTTCGTATTTGCATTCTTCCCGCTCTTGTATTGCCTGGTCAATATCGCAGGACTACTTCTCGGCTCGACCACCGAGATGAGGGCCGAGCTCTTCAGCTACCTTTACCGGATAATGCCGGATACAGCGTTCGAACTCGTCCGCGTTACGGTCGCGGAGATCATAGAGAGCAGCAGCCCAGGCAAGCTCATCCTCGGGCTAGGCGTCACACTCTGGTCTGCCTCTGCTGGCATTGACGGCCTCCGAGCCGCGCTCAACGCCGCCTATGGCGTCCGCGAGCGGCGGCAGATATGGACGACCCGTGGGCTTTCGATCGGAGTTACTCTGCTTTTGATAACTCTGATGCTTTTTTCGTCCTATCTCGTCTATGTTATTTGGGGCTACACGGGGGGTTCTCATCCCGAAGAGAACGCCGCTGCTCGATCGCTCATCGTTCTTCGCTGGGCCTCGATAGTTGCTGTGGTTTTTGCTCAGTGCATGATCCTCTATCGGCTTTTGCCAGATATTGACGATCATTCGTGGAAGCGAACGATGCCCGGGGCGATCGCGGCCGTCATGATCTGGTTGATCCTTACCTTTATCTTCCGGCTTTATATTCAGAATTTTAACACTTACAATCGAGCCTACGGTTCGCTCGGAGCGGTGATGATATTGATGTTCTGGCTTTACCTCGCGGCTCTTGCGTTAATGCTCGGCGGCGTGATCAACGCCGAATTTATGCATCACCGAAAGAGCCGAGGCCAAGAGCCCTCACCGCCGGCCGATGCCGACTGA
- a CDS encoding SIS domain-containing protein, producing the protein MSIMIEEIFEQPQVLEQTLTEERPKAEALRRRLNDRDIDLIVLVARGSSDNAALFGRYLLEVTTGIPVSLSAPSVFTLYNAKLDLSRALVVGVSQSGEGTDINLVLEKAKASGAFTLAITNEADSAMASLADETLLIHAGRERSVAATKTYTGQMLLFYLLSEALGGRKLSIEKIPELTSGSLKTAETIRGYVERYAFMEQCVVVGRGLNYGNAYELALKLMETCYVVAERFSSADFFHGPLAIVERRFPVIMFAPEGAVTQGNVDLLERLGELRADSLSITNSRRVAELSSRSVMLDETIDEFLSPIPFVVPGQLFAAHLSAAKGLDADAPRSLKKVTQTI; encoded by the coding sequence ATGTCGATAATGATCGAAGAGATCTTTGAGCAGCCTCAAGTTCTCGAACAAACCCTCACAGAAGAAAGGCCGAAGGCCGAGGCTCTTCGCCGCCGGTTAAACGACCGAGACATCGACCTGATAGTCCTCGTCGCCCGCGGAAGCTCGGACAATGCCGCTCTTTTTGGCCGCTATCTGCTGGAGGTAACGACCGGTATTCCCGTTTCGCTTTCGGCACCCTCGGTCTTTACTTTATATAACGCAAAGCTTGATCTCTCGCGTGCATTGGTCGTCGGCGTTTCGCAGTCGGGCGAAGGCACGGACATCAATCTCGTGCTCGAGAAGGCGAAGGCCTCGGGAGCATTTACGCTCGCCATAACGAACGAGGCAGATTCTGCGATGGCCTCGCTTGCAGATGAAACGCTGCTAATCCATGCTGGCCGCGAGCGTTCTGTCGCCGCAACTAAAACCTACACCGGCCAGATGTTGCTGTTTTATCTGCTGTCGGAGGCCCTCGGCGGCCGGAAGCTCAGCATTGAGAAGATCCCTGAACTTACATCGGGAAGCCTCAAGACGGCGGAGACCATCCGCGGATATGTCGAGCGATACGCGTTTATGGAGCAGTGCGTTGTTGTCGGCCGTGGGCTTAACTACGGCAATGCTTACGAACTTGCTCTCAAGTTGATGGAAACGTGCTATGTTGTGGCCGAGCGGTTCTCGTCGGCCGATTTTTTCCACGGTCCGCTGGCCATTGTCGAACGCCGCTTCCCTGTCATTATGTTCGCCCCCGAGGGAGCCGTTACACAGGGCAACGTCGATCTGCTTGAACGGCTCGGCGAGCTTCGCGCGGATTCGCTTTCTATCACAAACAGCCGCCGCGTCGCCGAGCTTTCGTCGCGTTCGGTGATGCTTGATGAAACCATCGACGAGTTTCTTTCGCCAATTCCCTTCGTTGTGCCGGGCCAACTCTTTGCAGCACATCTTTCGGCTGCGAAGGGCCTTGATGCGGACGCTCCGCGATCGCTCAAGAAGGTGACACAGACCATTTGA
- a CDS encoding M20/M25/M40 family metallo-hydrolase, with product MKSYLRFLLLAVCVFTAAGIAYLTIAPNGGAIADKPVYWITVDQSEIGHLIEKDLSLSGSTKFEVVETRGGLAIIKLDELGSQDLSGRMHEEYHKCSGFLRHETYEEAQRSIDASLSANPAAEFVSYTINNQTAVVPMLAEAAEPNIRQTITDLSSLFTRRHDQQGGLDGANMILTKWRQLALASGRTDVSVMPYAHLSPTNPDTFLTPQPSIILTITGTEFPEEIVVVGGHQDSIRSGQTTGAAPGADDDASGIASITETIRVLLEKDFRPKRTIQFMAYAAEEVGLVGSKNIAQNYRAQNKNVIGALQLDMTNYGGNWADIVIITDNTNAAQNQFLRDLVTEYQPTLVVKNDQCGYGCSDHKSWFDQNYPASMPFEAKFSGTSLDGIGSQYNTALHTANDTISRSNGNANHALKFTKLAISYVGELAKGNIAQPAPNRTPFDFDADGRADPSVFRPADGIWHIDGSTGGYSASQFGIASDTIVPADFDGDGKTDLAVFREGVWHMLRSLDGYSAIQWGVAGDIPQPQDFDGDGKADIAVFRPSNGVWYVLNSNGGNSIVQFGQQGDEPIAGDFDGDGEADLAVFRDGVWHIKGSANGYTAYQFGIATDTAIAADFDGDGKADPAIFRDGVWYILRSAGGVTIFQWGVGGDIPTAADYDGDGNADIAVYRGGTWYIYNSGNSSVSYRSFGITGDLPAANAFVK from the coding sequence TTGAAGAGCTATTTACGTTTTCTTCTTTTAGCGGTGTGCGTTTTCACCGCCGCGGGAATTGCATATCTAACCATCGCACCGAACGGCGGAGCGATCGCCGACAAACCGGTCTATTGGATAACTGTGGACCAATCGGAGATCGGCCACCTGATCGAGAAGGACCTGTCGCTTTCGGGTTCTACAAAATTTGAGGTCGTCGAGACCCGCGGCGGCCTCGCCATAATCAAGCTCGATGAACTCGGCTCGCAAGATCTGAGCGGGCGGATGCATGAGGAGTATCACAAGTGCTCCGGTTTTCTGCGGCACGAGACCTACGAAGAAGCACAGCGTTCGATCGATGCCTCACTTTCTGCCAACCCGGCCGCCGAGTTTGTATCGTATACGATCAACAATCAAACTGCCGTCGTGCCGATGCTTGCCGAAGCGGCCGAACCGAACATTCGCCAGACCATTACCGATCTTTCGTCGCTTTTCACCCGTCGCCATGACCAGCAGGGTGGACTCGACGGGGCGAACATGATCCTGACCAAGTGGCGGCAACTTGCTCTCGCCTCCGGCCGGACGGATGTTTCGGTGATGCCGTACGCTCACCTTTCGCCGACAAATCCGGACACATTCTTGACGCCGCAGCCGTCGATCATTCTCACCATCACGGGCACAGAGTTTCCCGAGGAGATCGTAGTCGTCGGTGGGCATCAGGATTCGATTCGCTCAGGACAGACGACAGGTGCGGCTCCGGGTGCGGATGATGACGCCTCCGGCATTGCGAGTATTACCGAGACGATCCGGGTTTTGCTCGAAAAGGACTTCCGGCCGAAACGGACGATCCAATTCATGGCCTATGCAGCCGAAGAAGTTGGACTCGTCGGATCAAAAAACATTGCCCAAAACTATCGCGCCCAGAACAAGAACGTCATCGGAGCACTCCAGCTTGATATGACGAACTATGGGGGCAACTGGGCGGATATCGTTATTATTACGGATAATACGAATGCTGCCCAAAATCAATTTCTCCGCGATCTGGTCACCGAATATCAGCCGACGCTCGTCGTGAAGAACGACCAGTGCGGTTATGGGTGTTCGGACCATAAGTCGTGGTTCGATCAGAACTACCCGGCATCGATGCCCTTTGAAGCTAAGTTCAGCGGCACCTCTCTCGACGGGATCGGATCGCAGTACAACACGGCACTCCACACCGCGAATGACACCATCTCGCGGAGCAACGGCAACGCAAATCATGCTCTGAAGTTCACCAAACTCGCGATCTCATATGTTGGCGAGCTGGCAAAAGGAAACATTGCTCAGCCGGCCCCGAACCGGACGCCATTCGACTTTGATGCGGACGGCCGAGCGGACCCCTCGGTCTTCCGGCCGGCAGATGGCATATGGCACATCGATGGTTCGACGGGCGGATATTCGGCCTCTCAGTTTGGTATCGCAAGCGACACGATCGTACCGGCAGACTTTGATGGCGATGGTAAGACCGATCTCGCTGTTTTCCGCGAGGGTGTTTGGCATATGCTGCGAAGCCTGGACGGCTATTCTGCCATCCAATGGGGCGTTGCGGGCGACATTCCGCAGCCCCAGGATTTCGACGGCGACGGCAAGGCAGACATCGCTGTCTTCCGGCCTTCGAATGGCGTTTGGTACGTGCTGAACAGCAACGGCGGAAACTCGATCGTCCAGTTCGGCCAGCAAGGCGATGAGCCTATCGCCGGGGATTTTGATGGCGATGGCGAAGCCGACCTTGCCGTCTTTCGCGATGGAGTTTGGCACATCAAGGGCTCTGCGAACGGCTACACCGCATACCAGTTCGGCATCGCGACCGATACCGCGATCGCGGCGGATTTTGACGGCGACGGTAAAGCCGATCCGGCGATCTTCCGCGATGGTGTTTGGTACATTTTGCGATCTGCGGGCGGCGTGACCATCTTCCAGTGGGGCGTGGGCGGCGATATCCCGACTGCTGCTGACTATGACGGCGACGGCAACGCGGACATCGCGGTCTATCGCGGCGGAACGTGGTACATCTACAACAGCGGGAATTCGAGTGTCAGCTATCGCTCGTTTGGAATAACCGGCGACCTACCGGCGGCAAATGCCTTCGTAAAGTAG
- a CDS encoding protein kinase: protein MRVTLNVIAGPQTGRKFTFDQHDTFMIGRSEDAHFCLPQDRFFSRHHCIIEIAPPQCFLRDLGSTNGTFVNGLRVETAYLKHGDRIQGGETVLEVEVSADSMKAATPLYQSENTEPSIITVACLNCGKLSKAESSRPDAKYSYVCEECREVLRNNPQPIPGYQMIRILGQGGMGSVMLARSTKDGRAVAIKTLLPEVAVSDQSLKRFMREIEVAASLQHPNVVSYIDHGTHNGIVYLVSEFVSGPDAAKLAKTRGGKLNYREVVKIIEQTLAALEFAHGKGFVHRDIKEQNILVDGTFPNYIAKLTDFGLSKSYKQTGMSGVTMVGDVAGTIAYMPPEQVKDFKEVRPPSDIYALGMTAYSLLTGAHALDISPKAGISETVKAIFEKPIIPIANRVPEVPLRISAVIETALAKQVELRWRTSGEMREALLRAASEFS, encoded by the coding sequence ATGCGCGTTACTCTGAATGTCATCGCCGGTCCCCAAACCGGACGAAAATTTACATTTGACCAACACGATACGTTCATGATCGGGCGAAGCGAGGACGCGCACTTCTGCCTGCCGCAGGACCGTTTTTTCTCACGCCATCATTGCATCATTGAGATAGCTCCGCCGCAGTGCTTCCTTCGCGATCTCGGTTCGACCAACGGTACGTTTGTAAACGGGCTGCGTGTCGAAACGGCTTATCTGAAACACGGCGACCGGATCCAGGGCGGTGAGACCGTTCTTGAGGTCGAGGTATCGGCGGACTCGATGAAAGCCGCGACGCCGCTTTATCAGTCAGAGAACACCGAGCCTTCGATCATCACGGTCGCTTGCCTGAATTGCGGCAAATTATCAAAGGCTGAAAGCTCGCGGCCGGATGCAAAATATTCGTATGTTTGCGAAGAATGCCGCGAGGTGCTCCGCAACAATCCGCAGCCGATCCCCGGCTATCAGATGATCAGAATTCTCGGCCAAGGCGGAATGGGAAGCGTAATGCTCGCCCGCTCGACCAAGGACGGCCGTGCTGTGGCGATCAAGACACTTTTGCCCGAGGTGGCCGTCAGCGATCAGTCGCTGAAGCGGTTCATGCGGGAGATCGAAGTTGCTGCATCACTTCAGCACCCGAACGTTGTCAGCTACATCGACCACGGAACTCACAATGGCATCGTTTATTTGGTATCTGAGTTCGTCAGCGGGCCGGATGCCGCAAAGCTGGCGAAAACCCGCGGCGGCAAGCTGAACTACCGTGAGGTCGTCAAGATCATCGAACAAACCCTCGCCGCGCTGGAATTTGCACACGGTAAGGGCTTCGTTCACCGCGACATCAAGGAGCAGAACATCCTTGTTGACGGCACGTTCCCAAACTACATTGCGAAGCTGACCGATTTTGGCCTTTCAAAAAGCTACAAGCAAACCGGCATGAGCGGCGTGACAATGGTCGGCGACGTCGCCGGCACGATCGCTTACATGCCGCCCGAGCAGGTGAAAGACTTCAAAGAAGTCCGGCCGCCTTCGGATATTTATGCTCTGGGGATGACCGCTTATAGTCTGCTAACGGGAGCACACGCGCTCGACATCAGCCCCAAAGCCGGCATCTCAGAGACGGTAAAGGCGATCTTTGAAAAGCCGATCATCCCGATCGCGAATCGAGTGCCGGAAGTTCCGTTGCGAATATCGGCTGTCATCGAGACCGCGCTTGCCAAACAGGTCGAGCTTCGCTGGCGAACATCAGGCGAGATGCGCGAAGCTCTCCTGCGGGCCGCTTCCGAATTTTCTTAG
- a CDS encoding DUF4190 domain-containing protein: MKTCPRCGKQYTEPGINFCLEDGELLSHLQESRDPSLFADDQPPTMIMDSPRATRETNWPTMDPIMPYSSPVVQFPQHSALSPISQSKDQTLPIVSMALGVASLILVCCYGGIWLGLPAAAVGFMAMRNADRDPDRYGGSGLAIAGLIIGIVTFIISMLFIFLGIVAQIS, from the coding sequence ATGAAGACCTGCCCGCGTTGCGGCAAACAATACACAGAGCCCGGAATAAACTTCTGCCTGGAGGATGGCGAGTTGCTTTCGCATCTTCAGGAGAGCCGTGATCCCTCGCTTTTCGCCGACGATCAGCCGCCGACGATGATCATGGATTCGCCGCGTGCTACCCGCGAGACCAACTGGCCGACGATGGACCCCATCATGCCGTACAGCTCGCCGGTTGTTCAGTTTCCGCAGCATTCGGCCCTTTCGCCGATCTCGCAAAGCAAAGATCAAACGCTGCCGATAGTCTCGATGGCTCTCGGTGTGGCGTCGCTGATCCTGGTTTGCTGTTACGGCGGCATTTGGCTCGGGCTCCCGGCGGCGGCCGTCGGATTTATGGCGATGAGAAATGCGGACCGTGATCCTGACCGATATGGCGGCAGCGGGCTTGCGATCGCCGGCCTCATCATCGGGATCGTTACATTTATTATCTCAATGCTTTTCATCTTCCTCGGCATAGTGGCACAGATATCCTAA
- a CDS encoding protein kinase, whose product MKECPKCEQCYPDAVDVCPQDETPTKHSLPGTQLLAERYLLTKRLGRGAMGQVYLANDNKFAARKVAVKTVRQDILSSDDLQEGEAIARFEREAQAAASIQHPNTVSVTDFGESSEGIFYLVMEYVEGETLHRLLRREGTLPVKRSVKILRQIADGVDAAHEIGILHRDLKPANIFIMQRSKGDGFIKVGDFGLAKIISQTVTDISSNATPSSRGIIGTPEFMAPEQMQPETGVDVRADIYALSTIAYLMLGGRTPFAGDMMQLVMQKIMHKPPALSTLRTDLSSAVEAVIMRSLAIEAAERHATVEEWIEDLENAALSIGESRADGGSRVVVMAPAGAEVYIDDERKGSVGRSGRVILAGVPPGQHILRVSKPGERDDERVIEVREGGDEQVIQAQLRAPREGGSQPSPSQGMSSSGDSSMMPGIVACTQCDARFADGVKFCGRCGNRSFTLVSPGDVPGGFPCPRCSNMLAAGARFCGRCGLSISQTIATSPLRTVASATPTPSLRACRNCGSSFPPEIRFCGKCGGTMA is encoded by the coding sequence ATGAAAGAGTGCCCAAAATGTGAACAGTGTTACCCGGACGCCGTCGACGTTTGTCCGCAGGACGAAACGCCGACGAAGCATAGCCTTCCGGGAACGCAACTTCTTGCCGAGCGATATCTGCTGACCAAGCGGCTCGGACGCGGAGCGATGGGGCAGGTCTATCTGGCCAACGACAACAAGTTCGCCGCCCGCAAGGTCGCCGTCAAGACGGTTCGGCAAGACATCCTGAGCAGCGACGATCTTCAGGAAGGCGAGGCGATCGCCCGATTCGAACGCGAAGCTCAAGCCGCGGCCTCGATCCAGCATCCGAATACGGTCAGCGTTACCGATTTTGGCGAGTCGTCCGAAGGCATCTTCTATCTGGTGATGGAATACGTCGAGGGCGAAACGCTCCATCGGCTTCTTCGCCGCGAGGGCACGCTGCCGGTGAAGCGGAGCGTGAAGATCCTGCGGCAGATCGCCGACGGCGTCGATGCGGCACACGAGATCGGCATCCTCCATCGCGACCTAAAGCCGGCCAACATCTTCATAATGCAGCGGAGCAAAGGCGACGGGTTCATCAAGGTCGGCGACTTTGGCCTCGCCAAGATAATCAGCCAGACCGTTACGGACATTAGCTCGAACGCCACGCCGTCTTCACGCGGCATAATCGGCACGCCGGAATTTATGGCACCCGAGCAAATGCAGCCGGAGACGGGCGTTGACGTCCGGGCCGATATCTACGCGCTCTCGACCATCGCATACCTAATGCTCGGCGGGCGAACGCCTTTCGCCGGCGACATGATGCAGCTTGTGATGCAGAAGATAATGCACAAGCCGCCGGCACTTTCGACCCTGCGGACCGACCTTTCGAGTGCGGTCGAGGCGGTAATAATGCGCTCGCTTGCGATCGAAGCGGCGGAGCGCCACGCGACCGTCGAGGAATGGATCGAGGACCTTGAGAACGCAGCACTCTCGATCGGCGAGAGCCGGGCCGATGGAGGCAGTCGCGTGGTTGTGATGGCTCCAGCCGGTGCCGAGGTTTATATTGACGACGAGCGAAAGGGAAGCGTCGGACGCTCGGGCAGGGTGATACTTGCGGGCGTGCCGCCGGGACAGCACATCCTTCGTGTTTCGAAGCCGGGCGAACGAGATGACGAACGCGTCATCGAGGTCCGCGAAGGCGGCGACGAGCAGGTGATCCAGGCACAGCTTCGGGCTCCTCGTGAGGGCGGCAGCCAGCCATCGCCATCGCAGGGAATGAGCAGCAGCGGCGACTCGAGCATGATGCCCGGCATCGTTGCGTGTACGCAATGCGACGCCCGTTTTGCCGATGGCGTGAAGTTCTGCGGCCGCTGCGGGAACAGGTCATTTACGCTCGTTTCGCCGGGCGACGTACCGGGTGGCTTTCCGTGTCCGCGATGCTCGAATATGCTTGCGGCCGGCGCTCGTTTCTGCGGCCGCTGCGGCCTGAGCATTAGCCAAACGATCGCGACCTCGCCGCTGCGGACCGTCGCCTCTGCAACGCCGACGCCAAGCCTGAGAGCCTGCCGAAACTGCGGCTCATCCTTTCCGCCCGAGATCCGCTTTTGCGGTAAATGCGGCGGAACAATGGCATAA
- a CDS encoding PrsW family intramembrane metalloprotease, which yields MHLKLTITSGGLSGQSFDLDTGFMTIGRGQTCTVRFDPNNERIASKQHAIIEAGPDGFYIVDNNSTNGTIVNGTRAQRQKLNNGDTVQFGRNGVTATVQIDSFDSVPTANANIDFREMQIREFEQAAAHKVESVQTSLANIGLGQIEIKPPEPPKSNALKMLGIGITLFAIIFLSLIVIGLMFLSVGPIPAIIAAVVAFTPAMIYLLPLIWIDRYDPEPLWLLALAFAWGGLVAVIISFVINTGVGIGVALGIGGQEGMILGDIIGAVISAPVVEEASKGAGVLILLIFFRRYFDDILDGIVFAGVIALGFATVENVLYYGRALGQAGFGGLFILFVLRGILSPFAHVTFTAMMGIGCGIARESHNTFVKIALPFLGYLGAVFLHALWNGMATFLGLEGFLVGYVILQIPFFLIFVAFAFYVMYRQGRILKDMLAIDVARGLIPEEHAKYATSAFKSTGWLLSGIFAGKYRARSRYLRAMGSLGLSYWHIQRATAAQGQTGSFQQNPLLREEVLRWRDKV from the coding sequence ATGCATCTCAAACTGACGATCACCAGCGGCGGGCTTTCTGGCCAATCGTTTGACCTCGATACGGGTTTTATGACCATCGGCCGCGGGCAGACGTGCACCGTCCGGTTTGACCCGAACAATGAAAGGATCGCGTCGAAACAGCACGCGATAATCGAGGCCGGGCCGGATGGTTTCTATATCGTCGATAACAACAGTACGAATGGGACTATCGTCAACGGGACGAGGGCTCAGCGTCAGAAGCTCAACAATGGCGATACGGTCCAGTTTGGCCGCAATGGCGTGACCGCAACGGTGCAGATCGATTCGTTCGATTCCGTACCGACGGCAAACGCGAACATCGATTTCCGCGAGATGCAGATCCGCGAGTTTGAGCAGGCCGCGGCTCATAAGGTGGAGAGCGTGCAGACGTCGCTCGCCAATATCGGCCTCGGCCAGATCGAGATAAAGCCGCCGGAGCCGCCGAAGAGTAATGCCCTCAAAATGCTCGGCATCGGTATTACGCTCTTCGCGATAATCTTTCTTTCGCTGATCGTCATAGGGCTGATGTTCCTAAGCGTCGGGCCGATCCCTGCCATCATCGCGGCGGTCGTTGCGTTCACTCCGGCGATGATCTATCTTCTGCCGCTTATTTGGATCGACCGCTATGACCCCGAGCCGCTTTGGCTGCTTGCACTCGCTTTCGCCTGGGGCGGTTTGGTTGCAGTGATCATTTCCTTCGTCATCAATACAGGCGTCGGCATCGGCGTTGCGCTCGGTATTGGCGGGCAGGAAGGAATGATACTCGGCGACATCATCGGTGCCGTGATCTCTGCACCGGTCGTTGAAGAGGCCTCAAAAGGAGCCGGCGTGTTGATCCTGCTGATCTTCTTCCGCCGTTATTTCGACGACATTCTTGACGGCATCGTCTTCGCGGGCGTTATCGCTCTCGGCTTTGCGACGGTCGAGAACGTTTTGTATTATGGCCGAGCTCTGGGCCAGGCCGGCTTTGGCGGGCTCTTCATACTTTTCGTTCTTCGCGGGATACTTTCGCCCTTTGCTCATGTGACCTTTACGGCGATGATGGGTATCGGCTGCGGAATTGCCCGCGAATCGCACAACACCTTCGTCAAGATCGCCCTACCGTTCCTCGGCTATCTCGGCGCCGTGTTTCTTCACGCACTCTGGAACGGAATGGCAACCTTCCTCGGGCTCGAGGGCTTCTTGGTCGGCTACGTAATCCTTCAAATACCGTTCTTCCTGATCTTCGTCGCGTTCGCGTTTTATGTGATGTATCGGCAGGGCAGGATACTCAAAGATATGCTTGCCATCGACGTCGCCCGCGGCCTGATCCCGGAAGAACACGCGAAATATGCGACGTCGGCATTTAAGAGCACTGGATGGCTTTTGAGCGGCATCTTCGCCGGAAAGTACCGTGCGCGGAGCAGATATCTACGAGCTATGGGAAGCCTCGGGCTCAGCTACTGGCACATTCAGCGAGCAACCGCCGCCCAAGGCCAGACCGGAAGCTTTCAACAGAATCCATTACTTCGCGAAGAGGTTTTAAGGTGGCGGGACAAGGTTTGA